From the Gossypium hirsutum isolate 1008001.06 chromosome A02, Gossypium_hirsutum_v2.1, whole genome shotgun sequence genome, the window aagtgcttttgaaaagcacttctaaaaagctaaaaatttcagccaaaagcagcttgttctgcacagcttttcttccaaaagtgcttttggagcctgaagtgcttttgaaaagcaatgCAGAACTGGCCCTTAGTaggaataatttgttacaatcaaCTAAGTCTGTGAATATTAGGaagcaagtagttatatttttacatataattggtcataatttaaggtttcgagtgattggatctagatattacAGATCAACTGAGACAATTCACCgttactttagggttgtattgagagctattttgaaattgtataaactagttattagattacctgatgagtcaactcctagtgaaattagaaacaatccaaggttttatccttattttaaagattgtattggagcattagatggaactcatgttCGTGCATCTGTTCCACTTAACATTTAAGGAAGATTTCATAACCCTAAaggggggacgacacaaaatgtattggctgccatcacatttgatttgaaattttcctatgttctagcTAGTTGGGAAGGTAGTGTacatgattctcgtattttaagtgatgcactttcacgcccaagaggattaagaattccGGAAGGTAAGAATTAACATTAAATAGCAAATAGTTCTattaagctcataatttattagtaatattatgttttgtaaaattgtaggtaaatattatgttgctgatgctggatatggcaTCCGAAATGGATATATTACCTCCTATCGCGGTgtccgatatcatttaaaagagtttagtgatcaggggcctgaaaatgcaaaggaactctttaatcttcgtcATTCATCATTGCGAATCACCATTGAAtgtgtttttgggattttgaagaaacgATTTCGTGTATTAGATgttgaaccattttggaattttcaaactcaagtagatatagttttggcttgttgtatcattcataatcatataatgggagttgatcctagtgatttacttaattATGGATTATACGAGGAGCTTGAGTCTGATTTGATAATACCAACTCTTACGGAGCGAGAAGAAATagaagaagcaagagaatggtctgctaagGGAGACgaaattgcacaaactatgtggactgattatatggctaaaaatattaggtaggtttagggcttagagttattgtttctatgttatgtatgttttagtattaatttttttttggttaatgttggttggataatgatattgaaattatagtttgttggattttgaaattattatgtcttgaatttgttagatattaaatttattatgttagatattgaatttatttggttggataatgatattgaaatgattgacaatgaaaattattaatgtagaatgggtaagggcaacaaagaagggacctccaagcaattcaggtggacaaaaccgatggaacatctttttcttgaaattctagcagaggaggcccaaaaaggaaataagccttctaaCACTTTCAAAGAAGTTTCTTTTAATTGAGTTATCGTAGCTATTTCTGAAAGATTTCAAGTCCAATGCGATGCGAAAcatgtggaaaatcatttgaggactgtTAAAAACCAGTGGCAGATTATATGCGCAATTCGGgatgaaagtggttttggataggatgataacatgaaaatgatcacatgtgatagagcgacatatgATGCAACAGTGATagtaatttatgtatatatatgttaagtatatttcagttgttttttacttgttattctaattgtgtataagatccaacaggcacacaagaagtatgaaccatttttgaataaaagcattgatcattatgatgaaatggctttggtTATTGGCAAAGATAAGGCAACAGggagttttgccagaacatttgctgacatagatttggatgatggtaacCAAGATTTACTGCCTATAGACGGAGACAATGAAGAGAttgaagaggtaagaacaaatgtatcttcatctggcacatccaagcgtaaaagaaaaaatgttcaagaaagtgtcgttgatgaacaaattaaatttgtgggtgaacaacttggcaaaattgctaatgctttggaacaatttactgcggataagacaccacatctttacgaagaagtgatgtcgatggaggaagaaggatttgatgatgacttcctGTGTTCCGTGTTTGATTATCTAGTAACTCATGAATCCGAGGccaaagcttttttagttaaaagtaagaagtCTAGAAaattttggcttcaaaaattttctcaaggttgaagatattgatacttttaatatggtgtaatattagttatatatgcacttggacaatattgttgttattatgtggtgtactactaattatactaattatgcatttggataatattattaatttctagtattaattgtggttaggaagctaatttataattattcaatcttgtttttatttttttataacacaattacaaataatttatttaactttggtttttttcaatttatgacggttaatattctagcttaataattgaatattattatatatttaattttatttatttatttataaatagatcattgcaatatatgtaaaaacaatttaaagtataaatttattaaaaaaacaatttaaaatataaatatatgtaaaaacagcttttctggaaaatattttcaggaaatctaccaaataacagaaaatattttacacagattcatccaaacaccagaaaagtaaaacatttctagaaaagtaaatcattttccaaaaattattttccggaaaacattttactagCAAATAAACGGGCCCTAAACTTTTTTGACCCAATTTGATTTTAAAGTAAACATGTTTCCCAATTTGGTTCCTAAAATATGCCTCTGCTATATTTTTTAATCTATTCTTTAAAAAACCCTTAAAAAATTGCTAACTAATCACATTGTGCCACATGgcacttttaaaaaaaagtattttcttTTGTCAAATGTAtagaaacattaaaaaaaattgaaataaatatataaaaatttagaatatatataatctagaaaaacatataaattataaaataaaaattacaaaaaataccataaatgaaatgaaattagttgaaattaataatattagtataaaaaagtaaaaaaaatacttgtaaaaacttgtttaaatttttaaaattattaaaaattataaaaatattttaaaatatttaaaatttgtaaaaaatatttaaaaatttaaaatttgtgaaaatcattaaaaattataaaatgattaaaaattgtaaaaaattatttaaaattataataattttaatctttttttaaaatagaaattggaAGATAccaaaatagaatgaaattaccAAATTATTATGCAAGATAGCCTATAAAAATGGATTATGATTGgagagatgattttttttttaaggtaTGACCGAAGAGATGATTAGCAAGAACATTAAAACAAATCCCATAAATGACCTCATCAACCACAAATTAGAATTTTTGTTTCCAAAATGATCATTCCATTTCATTTCATGTGACATAAAAACGATAGATTATACTTGCTTCTGATAAATAGTAGATAAATAGCATCTCAATGTATTTGcctaaaatgattattgaaagACTAATCAAAGAAAAAGATAGGTAAGCACacaattaattaagaaaaatatattaaatttaaccaaaaatatatttttatgaaaatataaattactGACTAACTAATAAAATAATCTCAGCTTAATCCAAGAGGACATTTAGAATCAATAAGAAGAAGAACAacaattttagattttataattttttatacatttttttctgatttttttatatattaataatctcatatatattaaaagtttatatatgatttttataatttctttttattttttataaattgttataatttttaataaatttttaaaatttttaaataattctttttacaattttttaaaatttttacaagtttttctaacatttttataatactattattaatttctactaatttattttcatttattgtatttctttttatttttattttataattttcatgctttttttctagattatatattttaatttttaatatatttatttctatttcttatattttttttaatgtttatatacatttgataaaaaaaattcttattttttacaaaaaaaatgtcaTGTGGTGCTATGTGATTGGCTagcaatttttttaatgtttgttaaaaaatagactaaaaataTAACGATAGCATACTTTAAGTACTAAATTGGAAAGATAATATACTTTAAATATCAAAGTAGgccaaaaaatattaaatatcaatgtgagaaaataaataaacaaatcatgAATTAAACCTTAATTTTATTAACAtactattataaaattaaaaattgaaaatttaaattaatattttaattaaaaaaaagtctcACCAGCATGGGCAAAATTAGGGGCTAGCAATGCCCCGACCAcctgaaatagaaaatttttcatttaaactctttaaaatttttaaaattttaaatttataaaaataaaattatacattgaccttcttaaaaatataaaaaattaatttaattttttaaaaaatataaacatacagaTGAAAGTAAAATTCGTAATTTAATTACTCTAACCTAAAATATTTTGGTAACAGGAAGCATTTGTTTTGAAAAGgctgctgttttttttttttttgacgtGCACGCTTGTAAACAATAACAAAAATGCCGCTCCAATCCTAGCTTCACCGACAAATTTGTTTCATATGCCACCGCCCAAGGCACACATCCTACAATACAACTTAATTCATTTTGATTTCTAATAGAATATTGTAGAAACATCCAGCACCGAATTCCTAACATTATATTCTCTCCTTAAATTTATTAGTAaagatttcctttttcttttctaacATCCAAAAGACTGGAAATACATGTAGAGACCACATAATACATTATACATATACTTCCGTAGTATGAAAGCAAGATAAAATAGAACTGCACAATACAAAAGTCAAAAACCAAGCATTTCCAACTGGAAAATTATATAtcctaaaaaaagaaataaaaatcatgATCACAACAAGAGATAAGTTTGTTCATATTCTAAGAAGGAAAATGCTGAGTTCTGGACCTCCATTGTTATCAGGATTCAACATGTAAAAGGCTTCCGAGTCACGACTCCCCACCACTCGTTCGAACTTGGCCCTCATATACAACAACTCACCTTCACTCCCACCACTTTTAGCATCCTCAACCACCGGAATCACCCCAGCACCAACTGACACGCTTTGCACAGTACTCAACACGTGCCAATCCGACTCCGTGCATGTGCGCGTCACGGCATACCCACTCTTCCTCCCATTACAATACATACTCCACGTAGGCTCATGGAACAGTCTCCCGGTTCGACCCGGAGCCTTCTCACTCTCCAGCGCAATCCGGACTAAACCCGATGACATTTCTTTCACCAAACTAGCCGTTGACAGGGCTAGTTCGAGGAGCAAAACCGGTTCGGAGCGAGGATCGTCCTGGACGGCGAAGCTGACGTGACCGCGGCGATGGCCAAAGAGAGTTCCGGTTATTTTACGGCCGAGGGAAGGGGTTATAGAGAGGTGAGTTGGGAGGGTCAACCATTTGCAAGAGGTGGGGATTATGTTGGGAAATGCTATGATTTTGAGAAGGGAACGAAGGAGGGAAGAGAACCTGGAATTAACATTATGGAAACGTTGTATGGAAGAACGTGGGGAAGATGATGAGGCGTTTCTAGGAACAAGGAGTTTGTCAGAGATTTCTTCGTTTTCAGGGATTGTAAATGAAGCTGATCTCGGAAACTTCGATGGGTTGATCTTATTTCTTGAACTTTTGCAGTTATAATTGTTGTAGCTGCTGCTTCTTTGAAAGGCAACCAGTTCTTGATGGTGTGTCATGGTTTTGGGTtgttgttggtttttttttttatgagtTAGATTGTAGAGTAGGCTATGGAGATTTTGATATGGGGAAAGTTATGAAGATTTTGATGGAAGTAGGGAAGAGAAAAGGAAAGAGGAGGTTGCTTCAGTTGTAGGCtattggggttttttttttttttggggggggggggaattAGGGCGACATAAGTGATGATGAGTGTCGAGAGGGTGGCCAATGTAAAAGGGAAACTATGGCTGCTCGTGGACTGTGGCGCTGATGatgagtttttttttcctttttcctttttaccAACTTTCTTTTTTGCTTACACGCTTAGCCACACCCTATTATATATACACAGTATATGATTCTGATCATCATCACTGTTGTTTCCGCTTTCTATCCATACATCCATTAATCTCCATGGAGTTAATCCgcgattaaaaaattattttttataaaataaattatattattacgagaatatttattatttattttatttttaatatataataaaatttgaattaaggttttttaattttaaaattcaagtggATGTGTCaagaattattttatatatatcatgtagtgaaaattttaaaatagtgaaactatttaaaaaaaaactttattgaatcatatatgcaaaaataaaaaatatattttgttattaatagtatatcaaatattatactaatctatatgtattaaaaaataCTATATAACTCAATAATCAAGTGTgttaatttttcaaatatttttcctCCAATAAATTTTTGATCATGTATTCTTGTTGTCCTTCATCCTACCTGCATTGAATTTATGAGGAAATTGAAAGTAAATGTCATATTGTGCTTAAACTTTCAACggattttttatttgaaagaaaTGGGAAAACAGGAGGTTTGTTTATCCCTCTTGATTTGAAGTGGTGGAATGCACACTCCATATGGCAGTTGAGAAGACTGAAGAGGCATAAAACATGTCTTTACCATGTTTTTAATGGACATACTGTGCCACGATTTTAAGTGTGTGAGAAAGGCAAGCCACTGACCATTCTGATCACCTATTTGCTTGGTCAAATCCTGTTTCTTATTCTTGATCCAGAGGTATAAACTTTTGgtttttcctctttttcttttttttttaaaaaaaacttggatatgatgattttttatgatatttatcTAAGATGTATGGTCTCTATGTATATAATAATGCAACATATATACGAAAGCTCACACATGAAAAAAAGAATGATGGTTCATGATGCGTAAATGTATACATATAAGAAAATGGATTTAGCAAATATGTAAGAAAATTATTAAGGATGAACATCAACATGAAGGTCATTGCAAATAAAATTATTGCAGCCGGAGGCAATTTGTCCCATTCATTTGGAAACCTAAAACCCTTAATTGAAAACCATTAACATTTCACATTATAGTTAACTCTAAATTAGcacttaatattaaaaaataattatatcttggcttataatttttttgaatttcacgAGCAAAATTAATAAAgtgacatattttttaaaaattatatatataattaaaaggaaaaaaatcaaagattaacTCCAATTGATGTTGTCAATCGCCATCTATAATAGTTTTTGGCCGGTTCCAAACCATTCAGATTGGTGGCCTAACAGTATGGACGACTAGGATTTGCCCAATAGATTATGCCACAGGACAATAAGGTTACCTTTCAAGACAACGACCATGaaatttattattcttaat encodes:
- the LOC107933440 gene encoding protein MIZU-KUSSEI 1, whose translation is MTHHQELVAFQRSSSYNNYNCKSSRNKINPSKFPRSASFTIPENEEISDKLLVPRNASSSSPRSSIQRFHNVNSRFSSLLRSLLKIIAFPNIIPTSCKWLTLPTHLSITPSLGRKITGTLFGHRRGHVSFAVQDDPRSEPVLLLELALSTASLVKEMSSGLVRIALESEKAPGRTGRLFHEPTWSMYCNGRKSGYAVTRTCTESDWHVLSTVQSVSVGAGVIPVVEDAKSGGSEGELLYMRAKFERVVGSRDSEAFYMLNPDNNGGPELSIFLLRI